A stretch of DNA from Ranitomeya variabilis isolate aRanVar5 chromosome 1, aRanVar5.hap1, whole genome shotgun sequence:
TTACCTCTGGATGCTCTGCTTTCCTTTTCTCTGGGTTATCTTTGAGTACTCTGCTTTCCTTTTCTGTGGGTTACCTCTGGGTACTCTGTTTTCCTTTTCTGTGGGTTACCTCTGGGTACTCTGCTTTCCTTTTCTGTGGGCTCCTCAGGGTACACTGCTTTCCTTTTCTCTGGGTTACCTCTGGGTACTCTGCTTTCTATTTCTGTGGGCTACCTCTGGGTATTCTGCTTTCCTTTTCTGTGGTCTACCTCTGGGTACTCTGCTTTCTTTTTATGTGGGCTACCTCTGGGTACTCTGCTTTCCTTTTCTCTGGGTTACCTCTGGGTACTTTTCTTTCCTTTTCCGTGGGTTATCTCTGGGTACTCTGCTTTCCTTTTCTGTGGGTTACCTCTGGGTACTCTGCTTTCCTTTTCTGTGGGCTACCTCTGGGTACTCTGCTTTCTTTTTCTCTGGGTTACCTCTGGGTACTTTTCTTTCCTTTTCTGTGGGTTACCTCTGGGTACTCTGCTTTCCTTTTCTGTGGGTTACCTCTGGGTACTCTGCTTTCTATTTCTGTGGGCTACCTCTGGGTATTCTGCTTTCATTTTCTGTGGTCTACCTCTGGGTACTCTGCTTTTTTTATGTGGGCTACCTCTGGGTACTCTGCTTTCCTTTTCTCTGGGTTACCTCTGTGTACTTTGCTTTCCTTTTCTGTGGGTTACCTCTGGGTACTTTGCTTTTCTTTTCTGTGGGTTACCTTTGGGTACACTGCTTTCCTTTTCTGTGGGCTACCTCTAGGTACTCTGCTTTCTTTTTATGTGGACTACCTCTGGGTACTTTGCTTTCCTTTTCTGTGGGCTACCTCTAGGTACTCTGCATTCTTTTTATGTGGACTACCTCTGGGTACTTTGCTTTCCTTTTCTGTGGGTTACCCCTAGAACTCTGCTTTCCTTTTCTGTGGTTTACTTCTGGGTACTCTGCTTTCTTTTTCTGTGGGCTACCTCTGGGTACTCTGCTTTCCTTTTCTGTGGATTACCTCTGGGTACTCTGCTTTCCTTTTCTGTGGGCTACCTCTGGGTACTCTACTTTCCTTTTCTGTGGGTTACCTCTAGGTACTCTGCTTTCCTTTTCTCAGGGTTATCTCTGAGTACTCTGCTTTCCTTTTCTTTAGTTTACCTCTGGGTACTCTGCTTTTCCTTCTCTGTGGGCTACCTCAGGGTACTCTGCTTTCCTTTTCTTTCGGTTACCTCTGGGTACTTTGCTTTCCTTTTCTTTGGGTTACCTCTGGGTACTCTGTTTTCCTTTTCTTTGGCTTACCTCTGGGTACTCTGTTTTATTTTTCTTTGGGTTACCTCTGGGTACTCTGCTTTCCTTTTCTGTGGGCTACCTCAGGGTACTCTGCTTTCCTTTTCTGTGGGCTACCTATAGGTACTCTGCTTTCTTTTTCTCTGAGTTACCTCTGAGTACTCTGCTTTCCTTTTCACTGGGTTATCTCTGAGTACTTCACTTTACTTTTCTCTGGGTTACCTCTGGGTACTCTGCTTTCCATTTCTGTGGTCTACCTCTAGGTACTCTGCTTTCCTTTTCTCTGGGTTACCTCTGGATACTCTGCTTTCCTTTTCTGTGGGCTACCTCTGGCTATTCTGCTTTCCTTTTCTCTGTGGTCTACCTCTGGGTACTCTGCTTTCATTTTCTGTGGGTTACCTCTGGATAATCTGCTTTCCTTTTCTTTGGGATAGCTCTGGGTACTCTGCTTTCCTTTACTCTGGGTTACCTCTGGCTACTCTGCTTTTCCTTTTCTGTGGGCGACCTCTGGGTACTCTGCTCTCCTTTTCTATGGGCTACCTCTGGGTACCCTGCTTTCCTTTTCTGTGAGCTACATCTGGGTACTCTGTTTTCCTTTTTTGCGGTTTACCTCTGGGTACTCTGCTTTCCTTTTCTGTGGACTACCTCTAGGTAATCTGTATTCCTTCTCTGTGGGCTACCTCTGGGTACTCTGCTTTTCTGTGGGTTACCTCTGGGTTCTCTGCTTTCATTTCCTGTGTGTTACCTCTGCGTACTCTGCTTTCCTTTTCTGTGGGCTACCTCAGGGTACTCTGCTTTCCTTTTATGTGAGCTACCTATAGGTACTCTGCTTTCTTTTTCTCTGGGTTACCTCTTAGTACTCTGCTTTCCTTTTCATGGGGTTATCTCTGAGTACTTCACTTTTCTTTTCTCTGGGTTACCTCTGGGTACTCTGCTTACTTTTTCTCTGGGTTACCTCTGGGTACTCTGCTTTTCCTTTTCTATGGGCTTACTCTGAGTACTTTGCTTTCCTTTTCTCTGGGTTACCTCTGAGTACTCTGCTTTTCTTTTCTTTGGGCTAGCTCTGGGTACTCTGCTTTCCTTTTCTGTGTGTTACCTCTGGATACTCTGCTTTCCTTTTCTGTGGGCTACCTCTAGGTACCCTGCTTTCCTTTTCTGTGTGTTACCTTTGAGTACTCTGCTTTCCTTTTCTGTGGGCTACCTCTGGGTACCCTGCTTTTCTTTTCTGTGTGTTTTCTCTGATTACTCTGCTTTTCTTTTCTGTGTGTTTTCTCTGCATACTCTGCTTTCCTCCCACATTAGTTATGTACTGGAGTTTAATTGGCACCCTATGAAAGTTGCATTATTATGTGAGTGTTTGAGATAGGGGAAAGCGGAGTGTACGCACCTTGCGAGGACTCATGGGTGATGGCAGTTTCTGTACAGCGCTGCGaagtatgttggtgctatatacagTATGCAACAGGAAATAAAAGTAAAGAAATGAGAAAAATCTGATTTCTAGTCAGAGCTTACTAAGAAGTAGTGATGGAGAAGAATAGAAACACAGCAAGCATGGAACAAAATCCTGATAGAGTAGCAGATGACAATTGTCCTCTTCTTGCCCCCTTCCTGCATTACTGACCCACTTTTGTTACTATATGCTTAATGCATAGTCTCGACAATAAATCATGTATGACATCATGCACTGAGGCCACTGTATAGCCTTCCATTTTGTGTTCAGAAAATGAAGTGAACTAGTCACTTACACATTCCCAGGGTTACAGACGGCACAGCCGGGTCACTCCATGACTGTCCCCATTACATATTTATACATGAGATTGATCATCTCTATTTTCCAGATAAAAGCAGCAGAGGCAAGACAGAAAGCAACATCGGGTTCATTTAACGATCATATTACGTAACCCTAAAAGCAAAGCAAAACACTAACataaggccttattcacacatcagtatttggatcagtatttcatcagtatttgtatgccaaaaccagaggtgtctccaaaacacagaacaggtgtcaatctttctattatactttttctctgcaaatttcactcctggttttggcatacaaacactgatgtaaaatactgagcagacACTGATGTGTGGAATAAGCCCTAAGACGAGGCAGATTCCATTTCTACTTACCCCACTCTCCAGCTTCACTACTAGGAAAAACAACAACCTGTGTAGTCAGGAACTGTGCATGTTTCATGGCATCCTGCTAATATTGGGCAATATCAGAGATTAATAAACTTGGGAGTCAGGATTCTGATCTTTTCTGCTATTTATAAGAGAAAGATACATATTTATGATAACATGGACAGTCAGTGAGAAAGAGGTCACAAGGGGTTAATGTGCTTAGACTGTCCAAGTATACAACCTGCACTTCCCATAGTCTCCAAACGCAGAGGGACAGATTGCCATTATGtgcttttacataggactgctgatTACACTGCACAAGCAAGCCATCCTCATTCCTAAACAGTTAagtaaattcagctctgctacatcagtagttGTTACAATCCACACACTGCTCATTCAGTGTGACCATTTCATTACAGAAATCCCCCCTTATATCATCATTTTTTGCATTGGGGGGTTTAATACACAAGACAaatgagatttttattttttttgcactgcAAGGCAAAGTTTATTTGCAATAAACTTGCGAAATTGTATTATCACCAGCGAATATTGCGAATTAATACTGTACATTCAGGCCATAATTACATGTCTACATACAATACTCACTGTTCTAGAGTTTCTCTGGTTTTTGTTTGACAATCTTATTTCATTCAAAAAGAATTATAGACAGTCCAGTTTATGCATAGGATGATTTATTAGAAGAATCTGAGGTGGGGGATGGGACTTTCAAGACAAGATCTACAAAGCCCCATCACCCCCTCTCAAAATGCAACTgagtgggaaagaaaaaaaaaaactggaaaaaaaaaaacgaaaagaaAAGTTGTTACATAATGGCAGCTGTGTGTCAGTACCATCGGTACCGTTGTACACTCAGCTGCTGGGTGAAATTCACATTGAGTTACAGTAACCAACAGTTTGTCAGCCCCTTGTTCTGTGCAAATAGTTTCAGAAGACTAATTCAAAATTACCCCACTGCCATCAGTGGCCATGAAAAAATATCCgagatatatttatatacagtctaTAGATTTCACATTGAAATAATGGCAGCCATTGAACAAGGATTGATTTAGTTCAACACATAGAAGCCTTGGTCCACCCCAAGTGCCAGAGCCCATTAACCCTTAGTTGGGCATCTCATCAAGGCTTCCAAggacacaaataaaaaaaaaatgaaaaaaaaaaataaaaaatgatgggcTTGGTAATGAAACAAGGCAAGCAACagaagggggggagggggagagaaATCTCTTCTCATTGCCTACAGAATTTGCACTTGATGATTTTCTTAAATGCACTTTGGAAATCTTTATTAAAATAAGCGTAGATAATGGGGTTAAGGAGAGAGTTTGAGTAGCCTAGCCAGTTTATAATGTCGTATAGCAAGTGTGGCATATGGCAGGATTCACAAAAGGGCAAAACCAGGGCAACGATGAAGAAGGGTAACCAGCAGAAAATGAAGGTGCCCATGATGATACCTAAAGTTTTGACAGTCTTCCTCTCCCTGGCTAGTGCCACCTTCCTTTTGGCTTCTGCGCTTTTGTCGTTCTTCTTGTCTCCTGCAGGAGATGGAGTGTCGCTGGAGTGGTTTGGCAGTGCCAGGTGGTCTTTAGAGTTAGGACACTGGTGGACCTCAATGATCTCCAGGGCAGCTCCATCCTCCCCGTGCCTCACTGCCCCATTCACACAAGAGCTTGGCTTGGGTTCCACACTTCTTTTCCAGTTCTTGCTGGGTTCCCCATTGCTTTTCCTCTGGATGATGGATGGGGAAGCAGACAGACAAGTATCAGCCACTttctttttttccgtttttttcactgtttttctTATTCTGAATCTGGCTGCTTTAAAGATCTTGCCATACAGAATCAACATGAGGATCAGAGGGATGTAGAACGCACCAAACGTGGAGTAGATGGTGTAACCGGGGTCTTCACTGATTTTGCAGGCGTCAGGATCAGACCTGTCTGCGTGGGTTCTCCACCCCAGCATTGGTGGGATAGATATCGAGAAGCCTATAGCCCAGGTCAGACTGATGAGAATAGCAGCCCTTCTAGGAGTCCGCTTGTTCACATAGTCTATTGGATCGGTGATAGCCCAGTATCTGTCCAGAGCTATGGCGCACAGGTGAAGGATGGAAGAGGTGCAACACAAAACGTCTAAAGAAATGAAAATGTCGCAGGTTACCTGTCCAAGTGTCCACTTGTTCAGTACTTGGTATAGTGCTGCCATGGGTAACACCAAAACTGAGACCATCAGGTCGGTGACTGCAAGAGAACCTATGAGATAATTGGCCACTGTCTGAAGATTCCTCTCCAAAGCTATGGCTGCCACCACGCAGGCATTGCCAAAAATTGCACATAGGATCAATGTCCCCAAGAAGAGAGAAGTGACGATTTGGTAGCTGAGGGCTACCTCCTCAAACTTAGTACCATTCCTCTTTTCCAAAGAGTAGTCCGAAGAGGTAGTGTTATTAAAAGCATCCATCCCAAAGGTGAGGAGAAGACCTGGTGGTCCTAACGAGGGAGGGCCAGGCTGAGGACTTAATTCACTTTGGGTGGAAGGGTTCCTCCACTCCTGCTCTTCTTCTTCAGATCGGGCATAGTTTCAGAGGTGATGGGTACCACTCCAATCGGCGTTTCTTGGTTCGGCGAATCATTGGCGACTGGGGCAGAGTGGAATGGCAGTGTGCGCTTCCAGGGGGCGCAGGACTCCAGGACCCCCGTCTGCAGATCACAGCCACCTCTCCCAGAGGCTCCTGCAGCTCATCGCCCAGGAGAAGAATGACAGGCGCTTCAGTCCCTATCTTGCCACTAGATGAACTCCACCAGCTTACTGTGGGAGTCTTCCCCTCTGTGCTGGGATTGTAGTTTAGTTCCTTTCACAAGGCGGAGCTCTGGAGATTGGCACTGGAGTTTTGCACTGGTGTGTGCTCCCTCTCCCCATACGATCGCTCTTTGTATGAGCCCGCACATCACCAGCAGCTCTTCCTAACGTGGAGAAAGTTTACTCCCACATTGCACATCATCCTACAGAGCAAATACTGGCTCCTGCTGGCATCTATTGCAACCCACAAGGCAGGCAGCTCGTTTCCAGGATACCTAGCCTGCATCCTTCATTCCCAATCCTGATTGCGGGTCCCGCTAATTGCGATTTAATATCCCTTCCGAAATATCAGCTCCCGATGACACTTGCTGCTTGTAATATTCAGCGCTGCTCCGATCCAGGACCGTGGACAGCAGCGCTGCCTGGAAGGGAGTTTGGCGCCATCTACAGGCCAGCTCGAGAAGACGGGTCGGCGGCGGCTGGCATGTACCATGCACGCAGATTATGCAAGATCTGAGGTTTCCATAACATTATTTACTCGGATTAGGATGGATTAAATATGACGAGATATTTACTGAAATGTGCCTTCCCCTTTCAGTTCCACTAGCGGATGTTATGGCCGCGAAACACTAAGATATAGTAAATTGTGATCATTCCTCTGATTAATATTAAGTATAAATTCGTCCAAAATAAATAGAGCAGAGATTGCGTCATAAGGAGTGTGGATTTTGTTGCTAGAGAGCCATATTCCTGTGCTCAAGCAGTGTCACAAATCTATACTATAGCAGTGTCATAATCCTGTGCCCCAGCAGAGACATATTGCcacattcctgtgctccaacactgtCACAGACCTGTGCCTAGCAGAGACACATTGCCATGTTCCAGCAGTACCACATGGCCACATTTCCGTATTCCAGCAGTACCACATGGCCACATTTCCATATTCCAGCAGTGTCACATTCCCGTGTTCCAGCAGTACCACATGGCCACATTTCCGTATTCCAGCAGTGTCACATTCCCATGTTCCAGCAGTACCACATGGCCACATTTCCGTATTCCAGCAGTGTCACATTCCCGTGTTCCAGCAGTACCACATGGCCACATTTCCGTATTCCAGCAGTGTCACATTCCCGTGTTCCAGCAGTACCACATGGCCACATTTCCATGTTCCAGCAGTGACACATTCATATGCTCCAATAATGCCACAATACTGTACTGGGGCAGTGCTACATTCCTGTGCTCCGGCAGTGTCACATTGCCACTCACATGTGCTCGAGTAGTGCCACATTTCTGTACTGAGGCAGTGCTACATTGCTGTGCTGAGACAGTGCCACATTTCCACTCTATGGCACTGTCACATTCCTAGGTTCGAACAGCATCGCATTCCTGTTCTCCAGAAGTGCCACATTCCTGTAGTACAGCAGTGCCACATTCCTGTTTTCCAGCAGTGCCACATTCCTGTTTTCCAGCAGTGCCACATTCCTGTTTTCCAGATGTGCCACATTCCTGTTTTCCAGAAGTGCCACATTCCTGTTTTCCAGCAGTGCCACATTCCTGTAGTACAGCAGTGCCACATTCCTGTTTTCCAGCAGTGCCACATTCCTGTAGTACAGCAGTGCCACATTCCTGTTTTCCAGCAGATCCACATTCCTGTGCTGCAGCAGTGCCACATTCCTGTGCTGAGGCAGTGCCACATTCCTGTTTTCCAGCAGTGCCACATTCCTGTTTTCCAGATGTGCCACATTCCTGTTTTCCAGAAGTGCCACATTCCTGTTTTCCAGAAGTGCCACATTCCTGTTTTCAAGCAGTGCCATATTCCTGTTGTACAGCAGTGCCACATTCCTGTAGTACAGCAGTGCCACATTCCTGTGCTGCAGCAGTGCCACACTCCAGTACTCCAGCAGATCCACATTTCTGTGCTGCACAAGTGCCACATTCCTGTGCTGCAGCAGTGCCACATTCCTGTGCTGAGGCAGTGCCACATTCCTGTTGTACAGCAGTGCCACATTCCTGTGCTGCAGCAGAGACATATTGCcacattcctgtgctccaacactgtCACAGACCTGTGCCTAGCAGAGACACATTCCCGTGTTCCAGCAGTACCACATGACCACATTTCCGTATTCCAGCAGTGTCACATTCCCATGTTCCAGCAGTACCACATAGCCACATTTCCATGTTCCAGCAGTGACACATTCATATGCTCCAATAATGCCACAGTACTGTACTGGGGCAGTGCTACATTCCTGTGCTCCGGCAGTGTCACATTGCCACTCACATGTGCTCGAGTAGTGCCACATTTCTGTACTGAGGCAGTGCTACATTGCTGTGCTGAGACAGTGCCACATTTCCACTCTATGGCACTGTCACATTCCTAGGTTCCAATAGCATCGCATTCCTGTTCTCCAGAAGTGCCACATTCCTGTTTTCCAGCAGTGCCACATTCCTGTTTTCCAGCAGTGCCACATTCCTGTTTTCCAGATGTGCCACATTCCTGTTTTCCAGAAGTGCCACATTCCTGTTTTCCAGAAGTGCCACATTCCTGTTTTCCAGCAGTGCCACATTCCTGTAGTACAGCAGTGCCACATTCCTGTAGTACAGCAGTGCCACATTCCTGTAGTACAGCAGTGCCACATTCCTGTTTTCCAGCAGATCCACATTCCTGTGCTGCAGCAGTGCCACATTCCTGTGCTGAGGCAGTGCCACATTCCTGTTTTCCAGCAGTGCCACATTCCTGTTTTCCAGCAGTGCCACATTCCTGTTTTCCAGATGTGCCACATTCCTGTTTTCCAGAAGAGCCACATTCCTGTTTTCCAGAAGTGCGACATTCCTGTTTTCAAGCAGTGCCATATTCCTGTTGTACAGCAGTGCCACATTCCTGTAGTACAGCAGTGCCACATTCCTGTGCTGCAGCAGTGCCACACTCCAGTACTCCAGCAGATCCACATTTCTGTGCTGCACAAGTGCCATATTCCTGTGCTGCAGCAGTGCCACATTCCTGTGCTGAGGCAGTGCCACATTCCTGTTGTACAGCAGTGCCACATTCCTGTGCTGCAGCAGTGCCACATTCCTGTTGTACAGCAGTGCCACATTCCTGTAGTACAGCAGTGCCACATTCCTGTGCTGCAGCAGTGCCACATTCCTGTGCTGAGGCAGTGCCACATTCCTGTTGTACAGCAGTGCCACACTCCAGCACTCCATCAGATCCACATTTCTGTGCTCCAGCAGTGTCATAGTATTATGCTGAAGCAGTGCCACATTCCTGTACTCCAGCAGTGCCACACCCCATCCATCTGCAGCAActttcttaggccgggatcacacatacacgagatacggacgagtctcgcaggtgaaaacccagctctggcgccggcactcctgaGTGGAGCgtacagccgcacagcaatacatggagctgcacgctccgcacccaagtgccggcgccaggtaggttttcacctgcgagacttggccgtagctcacgtatgtgtgatcctggccttattcTGAGAGCCCGGTAATTAGATTTCATCTGGAACAGCTGCTGTTCTGGTCCAAATATGTTTCTTTTGGTTTAATATTCTATCAAACATAATGGTCTGCCATAAACCATATTATAAACAATGGTCCCTAATTAGTGACTAAGGGATTAATTGACTAGGATTGCTGTCATTTGTTTCTCAAAGTAGGTTTGGTGTTTAGATATTTTTAATAGGTTTTCCAGTTTCTGTAACTTCTAATAGACATTTCCTATTTTCAAAATCTCTGCTAGTTGTTATTAAATAGGTCGTCCACTACTTTAATATCGATGGCCTATcttgaggataggtcatcaatgtctgattggtaggGGTGCAATATCTGGCACTCCCGCTGATCAGCAGTTCCGGCCACCACcgacactgagaacagctgatcagcaggagtgcCAGATATTGCACACCCTAAGATAGGCCATCAgtattaaagtagtggacaacctccttATTAACCAATAGCAGAGATTTTGAAAATAGGAAAGTTCTATTAGAACTTACAGAAACTGGAAAACCTCTTAAGAAAACCTAAGAATCAAACCTACTCCTGGCAATCCTAGTcaacagctgattggcaggggtTCAGACTGTCACACTCAAAACAATCATACATTGATAACCTATCCCAAGGATAGGCCATCAgttttaaagtagtggacaacatccATTACTATTTATTTCCAGAGAATGATTTTCTGTCCAGGTCATATGAAGGACATTTATGTGCTTCCTGCTATGCCTCTATCTCCAAGCTGTCAATAGAATAGAATAAAACAGAACAGAACAAGattgaaagatagatagatagatagatagatagatagatagatagatagatagatagatagataggataggatagatagatagatgcgggatagatctatagatagataggtagatagataatatatagatagatgatagatagatagatagatagatagatagatagatagatagatagatagatagatagatagatagatatgggatagatagaaataaaatcccacatcttggatatcactgaatgaaatatttcagttgcaaatctttattcattacgtagtggaatgtgttgagaacaataaaacataaaaatgatcaatgcaaatcaaaatgaatatcccatgaaggtctggatttggaatgatactcaaaatcaaagtggaaaatcaaattacaggctgatccaacttcagtggaaatacctcaagacaagaaaatgatgctcagtagtgtgtgtggcctccacgtgcctgtataatctCCATTCaatgcatgggcatgctcctgatgaggcggccgatggtctcctgagggatctcctcccagacctggactaaagcatccgccaactcctggacagtctgtggtgcaacgtgacgttggtggatggtgcgagacatgatgtcccagatgtattcaatcggattcaggtctggggaacgggcgggccagtccatagcttcaatgccttcatcttgcaggaaatgctgacacactccagccacatgaggtctggcattgtcctgcattaggaggaacccagggccaaccgcaccagcatatggtctcacaaggggtctgaggatctcatctcggtacctaatggcagccaggctacctctggcgagcacatggagggctgtgcggccctgcaaagaaatgccacctcacaccattactgacccactgccaaactggtcatactgaaggatgttgcaggcagcagatcgctctccatggcatctccaaactctgtcacatgtgctcagtgtgaacctgctttcatctatgaagagctcAGGATGCCAGTAGcggatttgccaatcctggtgttctgtggcaaatgccaagtgtcctgcatggtgttgagctgtgagcacaactcccatctgtgggcatcgggcactcagaccatcctcatagagtcggtttcaaaccatttgtgcagacacatgcacatttgtggcctactagaggtcattttgcagggctctggccgtgctcctcctgttcctccttgcacaaaggctgagatagcggtcctgctgctgggttgttgccctcctacggccccctccacatctcctggtgtactggcctgtctcctggtagtgcctccagcctctggatactatgctgacagacacagcaaaccctcttgccacagctcgcattgatgtgccatcctggatgagctgcactacctgagccacttgtgtgggttgtagagtccatctcatgctaccacgagtgtgaaagcacaaccaacattcaaaagtgaccaaaacatcagccagaaagcattgttactgaggtgtggtctgtggtcctcacctgcagaactactccattattgaatgtgtcttgataattgccaataatttcgatctgttgtctattccatttgcacaacagcatgtgagattggttgtcagtgttgcttcctaaggggacagttttatttcacagaagtttgatttacttggagttatattctgttgtttaactgttccctttattttataaagatagaaagatgatagaaagatgatagatctatagatagataatagagagatagatagaatgaatagatatgggatagatagatagatagatagataatagatagataaatgattgatagatatatagataaaagcttgagaaaggctcaacaGGAGCCAACACGTCacctgccatgtgggtctgaattaaaccACAGTTTTTCAAATAAAGAAAGGAGTGCTACCTTCTTTTTCTGTTTTCATTGGATCTTTTTGCATAGTGGATGGATTGCAATGAGGGCCTGTGCACCTGACAGTAAATATTGTGCTGTTCCACTTTTTTTtggttctagatagatagatagatagatagatagatagatagataatagatagatagtttttTATGTTATACTATTGGAGGTGATGATTGCCTCCATATTTGGCTGAGTGCTCCTCCTCCCATCAGCCTGGGGCTGTTTCTAAATACTGCTGGATATTACTtgcccttaaaggaaacctgtcaccagccaAAATTAtattaacctgcaggtatggggttaatctgcaggttaatactgttcgtaaagtcatggtgcacttttgaccagtcactggaaagcaacgaaAAACTATAGAAATGTGGAATCTGCTAcatataaaagaaaaactctcccagtttcatacctattcagtgcacacatccaaacgatagcataagcttgtggttgcataatGTCACAGACCTGTAttgatcagagttcagtttatcagaggTTAATATGACTGAggactcagcaacagcttaaattagtttgtgttgtttgattggttcttgatatctctcctcatgaacaggtctgatatgattgggccagagaaagggcgccaaaatgtaaactataaaagtgcaccatgactttacggacacactgtagtgTTTTTAAAGTGCTCGGCACCTGCACATAGCCAAACGCTGCAggaaggaaatgaactttattctccccgaCAGCATTCTGGTTTCAGTCACTGGAACGGTGCCGGTGATGGCTCAGTCTCCACTCTGAGTATACAGAACTGTGGCTGTGATTGCACtcttggccctgactgacagccttcCGTAATGCAAGGCCGGTGTCAGTCAGTGTTGGGGGCGCGATTACATTCTATTTTCAGAGCGGTGACTGACCAAGTCCTGCTGCTGCCCCCATGACTGAATGTGGAATGCCGCCAggaagaataaagatcattttcttccCGCAGCGTTCGGCTATGTTtttactggtgacaggttccctttaaaatgtgtaGGCTTTAAGCCCTGGAGGGGCATGTCTGGTAAATATTCAGTTTACGGCTTCATCAGACACTGTTGCCCTGTTGCGACTGGTGAGCACTTATGAATTGGATACTTTgtgcgctaagtaccttcatt
This window harbors:
- the HTR1A gene encoding 5-hydroxytryptamine receptor 1A, coding for MDAFNNTTSSDYSLEKRNGTKFEEVALSYQIVTSLFLGTLILCAIFGNACVVAAIALERNLQTVANYLIGSLAVTDLMVSVLVLPMAALYQVLNKWTLGQVTCDIFISLDVLCCTSSILHLCAIALDRYWAITDPIDYVNKRTPRRAAILISLTWAIGFSISIPPMLGWRTHADRSDPDACKISEDPGYTIYSTFGAFYIPLILMLILYGKIFKAARFRIRKTVKKTEKKKVADTCLSASPSIIQRKSNGEPSKNWKRSVEPKPSSCVNGAVRHGEDGAALEIIEVHQCPNSKDHLALPNHSSDTPSPAGDKKNDKSAEAKRKVALARERKTVKTLGIIMGTFIFCWLPFFIVALVLPFCESCHMPHLLYDIINWLGYSNSLLNPIIYAYFNKDFQSAFKKIIKCKFCRQ